Proteins from one Mucilaginibacter jinjuensis genomic window:
- a CDS encoding D-alanine--D-alanine ligase produces MSKKNIALVAGGYTGEYEVSINSAKNIAANLPADQFNVYTILLNRDSWFHEAVSGKVNVDKNDFSITVDGEKITFDAAFITIHGTPGEDGKLQGYFDMLGLPYNTCDAATSAITMNKAYTKTIVHGIKNLNAAKSMRLFKSDLHDIGTISASLKFPLFIKPNNGGSSVGMSKVNKAAELPHALEKAFKEDSQVLVEEFIKGREFSIGIVRLNHHLKVLPATEIISSKEFFDYEAKYTPGVSEEITPADLTPEQNEMIAEIVTEVYLRFNCKGMVRVDFILQEQTNDFYFIEVNTTPGQSASSLIPQQVKAAGMDIKQFYSDIINGAATSA; encoded by the coding sequence ATGTCGAAGAAAAACATCGCCCTGGTAGCCGGTGGATATACCGGTGAATATGAGGTATCTATCAATAGCGCCAAAAATATAGCAGCTAATTTACCTGCCGATCAGTTTAACGTTTACACCATTTTGCTTAACCGCGATAGCTGGTTTCATGAAGCAGTAAGCGGTAAGGTTAATGTTGATAAAAACGATTTCAGCATTACGGTTGATGGCGAGAAGATCACGTTTGATGCTGCATTTATAACTATACACGGCACACCGGGCGAAGATGGTAAGCTGCAAGGCTACTTTGATATGCTGGGCCTCCCTTATAATACTTGTGATGCTGCAACATCGGCCATTACCATGAATAAGGCTTATACTAAAACCATTGTGCATGGCATTAAAAATTTAAACGCTGCAAAATCTATGCGTTTGTTTAAATCGGATCTGCATGATATAGGTACTATAAGCGCGTCCCTGAAATTCCCGCTGTTTATTAAGCCGAACAATGGCGGTAGTAGTGTGGGCATGAGTAAGGTAAATAAAGCAGCCGAGTTGCCGCATGCTTTAGAGAAAGCATTTAAAGAAGACAGCCAGGTTTTGGTTGAAGAGTTTATCAAAGGCCGTGAGTTTAGCATCGGCATTGTACGTTTAAACCATCATTTAAAGGTGTTACCCGCTACGGAGATCATTAGCTCGAAAGAGTTTTTTGATTACGAGGCTAAATATACGCCCGGAGTATCTGAAGAAATTACACCTGCCGATTTAACGCCGGAACAGAACGAAATGATCGCCGAAATTGTAACCGAGGTTTACCTGCGTTTTAACTGTAAAGGTATGGTGCGTGTAGACTTTATTTTGCAGGAGCAAACCAATGATTTTTATTTTATTGAGGTTAATACCACACCGGGTCAGTCTGCCAGTAGTTTGATACCACAACAGGTTAAAGCTGCAGGTATGGATATTAAACAGTTTTATAGCGATATTATTAATGGCGCTGCAACGAGCGCATAA
- a CDS encoding PASTA domain-containing protein: MSKFWNYLKTKSFRNNFLAAIGTVVFVLLVAYLSLGYYTRHGEGVPVPQLKGLSIERATALLDQQGFRYQVDSVYVLDHNPGTVIEQDPDAGVNVKENRTIYLTVVTRLAPNVTLPDLSQSTYREAQATLSNFGLKIGDTTYKADIARDRILEVHFGGNVIAAGTKLPKGSKVDLVLGDGGGASEVDIPDLVHLDLDAAKFAISGAKLTLGTVMYQGTITDSANVVVTAQFPVKTDSLSKTPIGTRINLTVSQGKKTDEPQQ, from the coding sequence ATGAGTAAATTCTGGAATTACTTAAAAACCAAAAGCTTTCGTAATAATTTCCTTGCTGCTATAGGCACTGTTGTGTTTGTATTGTTGGTAGCATATCTTTCATTGGGCTACTATACCCGCCACGGCGAAGGTGTACCTGTACCTCAATTAAAAGGTTTAAGTATAGAACGGGCCACCGCTTTGTTAGATCAGCAAGGTTTTAGATACCAGGTTGATTCTGTTTACGTGCTCGACCATAATCCAGGTACTGTAATTGAGCAGGATCCTGATGCTGGTGTAAACGTTAAAGAGAACCGTACCATATATTTAACCGTGGTTACCAGGTTAGCCCCTAACGTTACTTTGCCCGATTTAAGCCAGAGTACCTACCGTGAGGCCCAGGCTACGCTTTCAAACTTTGGTTTGAAGATTGGCGATACTACTTATAAGGCAGATATTGCCCGCGACCGCATCCTTGAGGTACATTTTGGCGGTAATGTAATTGCTGCAGGAACTAAATTACCAAAAGGCTCGAAGGTTGATTTGGTGTTGGGCGATGGCGGCGGTGCCAGCGAAGTTGATATCCCGGACTTGGTGCACCTTGACCTGGACGCTGCTAAATTTGCCATAAGCGGGGCTAAACTAACACTTGGCACCGTTATGTACCAGGGAACCATAACCGATTCGGCCAATGTGGTAGTAACGGCACAGTTCCCGGTTAAAACAGATTCATTGAGCAAAACACCGATAGGCACACGTATTAATCTTACTGTTTCACAGGGCAAAAAAACCGATGAGCCACAGCAATGA
- a CDS encoding rhodanese-like domain-containing protein: MSHSNDIRAGEIKERLNNNEPLNLLDVREPIEYHTHNIGGLNIPVGKLAEHIAQLPWQYNDEIIVICKVGLRSETAKSILEQNGYQNVRNLIGGILAIEKLQSI, translated from the coding sequence ATGAGCCACAGCAATGATATTAGAGCGGGCGAAATAAAGGAGCGTTTAAATAATAATGAGCCCCTTAATTTGCTTGATGTGCGCGAACCTATTGAATACCATACCCATAACATTGGCGGGCTCAATATCCCGGTAGGTAAATTAGCTGAGCACATTGCCCAACTCCCGTGGCAATATAATGATGAAATAATTGTTATATGCAAAGTTGGTCTGCGTAGCGAAACAGCTAAATCAATTCTCGAACAAAATGGTTATCAAAATGTCAGGAACCTTATTGGTGGCATACTGGCAATAGAAAAGCTTCAATCTATTTAA
- the mltG gene encoding endolytic transglycosylase MltG, translated as MSEKPSNGGTFKKFIIALVIIIVIALAGTGIFYYLRFFGPNVSDKQEYLYIHTGATYEQVYDSIRTKQIVNDTTSFDWAAHNMNYTTRVKPGRYRLHSGMSNRKFINMLASGNQEPVTVAFHNLRLKTQFAGFISKKIEPDSLSIISLLDSASYVQKFGFTTDDVYTMFLPNSYQMYWNTSPEKFFNRMYANYQKFWTPERKQQAAAINLSPIQVSILASIVDAEALHDEEMPRIAGLYLNRLNKGMKLQSDPTVIFAMNDFTIKRVLNKYLVNPSPYNTYAHTGLPPGPVMMPSVNAVKAVLNHETNAYLYMCAKEDFSGYHSFATNEADHKINARRFQQALDARNIKR; from the coding sequence ATGTCTGAAAAACCTTCAAACGGCGGAACATTCAAAAAATTCATCATTGCACTGGTTATCATTATTGTAATAGCCCTTGCAGGCACAGGTATATTTTACTACCTGCGCTTCTTTGGCCCTAACGTAAGCGATAAGCAGGAGTATTTATATATCCACACCGGCGCAACTTATGAGCAGGTATATGATAGCATCCGTACCAAACAAATAGTTAACGATACCACCAGTTTCGATTGGGCTGCCCACAACATGAACTACACTACTCGCGTTAAACCGGGCCGCTACCGTTTACATAGTGGCATGAGTAACCGTAAGTTTATCAATATGCTGGCATCGGGCAACCAGGAACCGGTTACTGTAGCATTCCATAACCTGCGTTTAAAAACACAGTTTGCAGGCTTTATATCTAAAAAGATTGAGCCCGATTCACTATCGATTATCAGCTTATTAGACTCAGCTTCTTATGTACAAAAATTTGGTTTTACTACTGATGATGTGTACACCATGTTTTTACCGAACAGTTACCAGATGTATTGGAACACCTCGCCCGAGAAGTTTTTCAACCGCATGTATGCTAACTACCAAAAATTCTGGACACCAGAGCGTAAGCAGCAGGCAGCGGCCATTAACCTCTCCCCTATTCAGGTTTCAATTTTAGCCTCTATAGTTGATGCAGAAGCGTTGCACGATGAAGAAATGCCACGTATTGCCGGATTATACTTAAACCGATTGAATAAAGGCATGAAACTACAATCGGACCCAACAGTAATATTTGCGATGAATGATTTTACGATTAAACGCGTGTTGAATAAATACCTGGTTAATCCTTCGCCATACAACACTTATGCGCACACAGGTTTGCCTCCTGGCCCGGTAATGATGCCGTCTGTTAATGCAGTTAAAGCGGTGTTAAACCACGAGACTAATGCTTATCTGTATATGTGTGCAAAAGAAGATTTTTCGGGCTACCACAGTTTTGCCACTAACGAGGCCGATCATAAAATTAACGCACGCCGTTTTCAGCAAGCTTTAGACGCCAGAAATATTAAGCGCTAA
- a CDS encoding acyl-CoA thioesterase, with translation MFTHTTKIRVRYGETDQMGYMYYGNYAEFFEVGRVEMLRSLGLTYASMEASGIMMPVLELKCKYLKPARYDEEISVKVIMAKMPGVKIHFAYELYNETGVLIHQGETLLAFVNMATGRPCLPNQDFLDALKPFFE, from the coding sequence ATGTTTACTCATACTACTAAAATACGTGTCCGTTACGGCGAGACCGACCAGATGGGTTATATGTACTACGGCAACTATGCCGAGTTTTTTGAGGTTGGCCGTGTAGAAATGCTACGCAGTTTGGGCTTAACTTATGCTTCAATGGAAGCCTCTGGTATTATGATGCCTGTATTGGAGCTGAAATGTAAATACTTAAAACCCGCACGTTACGACGAAGAAATTAGCGTAAAGGTTATAATGGCCAAGATGCCCGGTGTTAAAATTCATTTCGCCTACGAACTTTATAACGAAACCGGTGTTCTGATACATCAAGGCGAAACATTACTCGCCTTTGTAAATATGGCTACCGGGCGACCTTGCTTACCAAATCAAGACTTTCTGGATGCTTTAAAGCCTTTTTTTGAGTAA
- a CDS encoding YihY/virulence factor BrkB family protein: protein MRWVHRFLSRFKFYQYLVDWTKVIYLPGFRPLPLHTVAVFFFKEIQQESLVNKASSLAYTFMLAFFPAIIFLFTLIPYIPVPHFQDTLLRLIEVILPTNAYLAFESTLKDIIKNQNGKLLSVGFVTATFFATNGVYKLMQAFNKSSLIVETRTWLRKRWVALILTVVISISLFLAIIILIVGQAIVNAIQSKIDSNGSFWPYLIFLSRWLIVIVIFFFTVSVLYRYGPAHKQRRWKFISPGAILATGLAVFTSLGFTYYINHFSSYNKLYGSIGTLIVIMIWLYLNSLIILIGFELNASIDLSKRNIKISKPRFNTFKNPAKKTNTHK, encoded by the coding sequence ATGAGATGGGTACACCGTTTTTTAAGCCGCTTTAAATTTTACCAGTATTTAGTAGACTGGACTAAGGTGATATACCTGCCCGGTTTCCGCCCATTACCACTACATACCGTTGCTGTTTTCTTTTTTAAAGAAATTCAGCAGGAATCATTGGTGAATAAAGCTTCTTCGCTGGCTTATACCTTTATGCTGGCGTTCTTTCCGGCAATTATCTTCCTGTTTACCCTTATACCTTACATCCCGGTTCCGCACTTTCAGGACACTTTATTAAGGCTTATCGAGGTGATCTTGCCTACCAATGCCTATCTGGCATTTGAATCGACGTTAAAAGACATTATCAAAAACCAGAATGGTAAGTTATTGTCGGTAGGTTTTGTAACAGCCACTTTTTTTGCAACCAACGGGGTTTATAAGTTAATGCAAGCTTTTAACAAGTCATCATTAATAGTAGAAACCCGTACCTGGTTACGGAAGCGTTGGGTTGCACTAATATTAACCGTGGTAATCAGTATATCTTTGTTTCTTGCCATCATTATACTGATTGTTGGCCAGGCTATAGTTAATGCGATACAATCGAAGATAGACAGTAATGGATCATTCTGGCCTTATTTGATTTTTTTAAGTAGATGGCTTATCGTAATTGTGATCTTCTTTTTTACGGTATCTGTGCTATATCGTTACGGCCCTGCCCACAAACAAAGGCGTTGGAAATTTATTAGTCCGGGTGCCATACTGGCAACTGGCTTAGCTGTATTTACATCATTGGGGTTTACCTATTACATCAACCATTTTTCCTCATACAACAAATTATACGGCTCGATTGGCACCCTGATTGTTATCATGATCTGGCTGTATTTAAACTCGCTGATCATCCTGATTGGCTTCGAACTTAACGCCAGTATCGACCTTTCCAAGCGGAATATTAAGATCAGTAAGCCCCGTTTTAACACCTTCAAAAATCCGGCTAAGAAAACAAATACACATAAGTAA
- a CDS encoding PAS domain S-box protein: MKFQDNEQLNTLVQNAPIGICILDATTFKTELLNDKFIEIAGKSREEIVDRWYWEPFAEARSYFEADMSNVVKTGQAYFANEVDLMLIRHGREEKIFVTFVYAPIIDELGKVTKLAVWVMENTKQVNERRAVAADEQRLRALVTATSDVIYSLSADWEVMRELDGRGFLKNTHEPITGWRERNVHPDDIERVNAAILEAIQGKKIFQLEHQVIRADGSPGWTFSRAVPILNEQGEIMEWFGTASDITIRKEIENALRVTREQAEQQRRIYEAITSGTPDLMYVWDLDYRFTYVNSALLAMWGKTWDTAIGKGLRENGYEEWHAQMHEREIDQVRATKKPVRGEVAFPHATLGRRIYDYILIPVLNEEGEVEAVAGTTRDVTERKQWEERQAAYADELQSINEEIAASNEELATTNDELIELQRRNEAINQELENSASRLRMAITSTHLGTWEYNPQSGELYWSKECREVYGLAKDEYPTYDTFSEHIYPDDRTRVNEAIARALDPAGDGEYNLSYRIIRFDNAEVRWIKAHGNVFFDNGQAIRFIGTVLDIHELKAAEERTAKLAAIVASTDDAIISKTLESVITSWNAAAERIFGYREEEMIGESIYKLIPEEHHHEEPWILQQLTSGQRIQHFETKRRTKDGRLIDVSLTISPVRDPQGNIIGLSKIARDITEKKLDETRKNDFIGMVSHELKTPLTSLGAIIQAANTKLKNSEDNFLASAMNKANQQVKRMTTMINGFLNISRLESGKIHIDKQVFDIETLIAEVIDEASLTATTQQIRFEKRGGTEVKADRDKIGSVISNLISNAQKYSFKGTIVEVACTASNKQVIISVKDSGMGIKQEDLSKIFDRYYRVEADQTRHIAGFGIGLYLSSEIISRHNGKVWAESEPGKGSIFYFSLPLETK; the protein is encoded by the coding sequence ATGAAATTTCAGGATAACGAGCAATTAAACACTCTTGTACAAAATGCGCCCATCGGTATTTGTATTCTGGACGCAACCACCTTTAAAACGGAATTGCTTAATGACAAGTTTATAGAAATTGCCGGTAAATCCAGGGAGGAAATCGTGGATAGGTGGTATTGGGAACCTTTCGCAGAGGCCCGGTCCTATTTTGAGGCGGACATGAGCAACGTTGTGAAAACCGGCCAGGCTTATTTTGCCAATGAAGTAGATCTGATGCTGATCCGCCACGGGCGTGAAGAAAAAATATTCGTCACTTTTGTTTATGCACCGATCATTGATGAGTTAGGTAAGGTGACCAAACTGGCCGTTTGGGTAATGGAAAACACCAAACAGGTAAATGAACGCCGGGCAGTTGCAGCTGATGAACAACGGTTACGAGCTTTGGTGACCGCGACTTCGGACGTGATCTATAGCCTGAGCGCGGACTGGGAAGTTATGCGGGAACTTGATGGGAGGGGTTTTTTAAAGAACACACACGAGCCGATCACCGGGTGGCGGGAGCGGAATGTCCACCCGGATGATATAGAGAGGGTCAATGCAGCAATCCTGGAGGCTATCCAAGGAAAAAAGATATTTCAGTTAGAACACCAGGTCATCCGTGCAGACGGGTCTCCGGGATGGACATTTTCGAGAGCTGTGCCCATTCTCAACGAACAGGGCGAGATCATGGAATGGTTTGGCACAGCCAGCGACATTACTATACGTAAGGAAATTGAAAATGCGTTACGTGTAACCCGTGAGCAGGCCGAACAGCAAAGAAGAATTTATGAAGCCATCACTTCCGGCACTCCCGACCTGATGTATGTATGGGACCTGGATTACCGCTTTACTTATGTAAACAGCGCGTTGCTGGCCATGTGGGGAAAAACATGGGACACAGCCATTGGTAAGGGCCTTCGCGAAAACGGTTATGAAGAATGGCATGCCCAAATGCATGAGCGGGAGATTGATCAGGTAAGGGCAACCAAAAAGCCAGTACGTGGTGAAGTCGCTTTCCCGCATGCCACCCTGGGCAGGCGGATCTATGATTATATATTAATACCGGTACTAAATGAAGAAGGTGAAGTAGAAGCCGTTGCCGGTACCACCCGTGATGTTACCGAGCGTAAACAATGGGAAGAGCGGCAGGCTGCTTATGCTGATGAGCTCCAATCAATCAACGAGGAGATTGCTGCCTCCAACGAGGAATTGGCTACCACCAACGACGAGCTCATAGAACTGCAGCGCCGGAACGAAGCCATTAACCAGGAACTGGAAAATAGCGCTTCGCGGCTCCGCATGGCTATCACATCCACGCACCTGGGTACCTGGGAATATAACCCTCAAAGCGGCGAACTTTACTGGTCAAAAGAATGCCGGGAGGTTTACGGCCTTGCAAAAGACGAATATCCAACCTATGATACCTTTTCTGAACACATTTATCCGGATGATCGCACGCGGGTGAACGAAGCTATCGCACGGGCCCTTGATCCGGCCGGAGATGGCGAATACAATTTGAGCTACCGTATTATCCGGTTCGATAATGCTGAAGTACGTTGGATCAAAGCCCATGGAAACGTATTTTTTGATAACGGCCAGGCAATTCGTTTTATCGGTACAGTATTAGATATTCACGAGTTGAAGGCTGCGGAAGAACGGACTGCAAAGCTAGCAGCCATCGTTGCATCTACGGATGATGCCATCATCAGCAAAACGCTGGAAAGCGTAATTACCAGCTGGAATGCGGCGGCCGAGCGGATCTTCGGTTACAGAGAGGAAGAAATGATCGGCGAGAGCATTTACAAACTGATCCCTGAAGAGCACCACCACGAAGAACCATGGATATTGCAACAGTTAACGTCCGGACAACGGATACAGCATTTTGAAACCAAAAGGCGGACAAAAGATGGCCGTTTGATCGATGTGTCGCTAACTATTTCTCCAGTCCGTGATCCACAGGGGAATATTATCGGCCTCTCCAAAATCGCCCGTGATATCACCGAAAAGAAATTGGATGAAACCCGTAAAAATGATTTTATCGGTATGGTGAGCCATGAGTTAAAAACTCCGCTAACCTCGCTTGGCGCGATCATCCAGGCAGCCAATACGAAACTGAAAAACAGTGAGGATAACTTTTTGGCCAGTGCTATGAATAAGGCCAATCAGCAGGTTAAACGAATGACTACGATGATCAATGGCTTCCTTAATATCTCGCGACTGGAATCGGGTAAAATCCATATTGATAAACAGGTATTTGATATAGAAACCCTGATTGCAGAGGTTATCGATGAAGCCAGCCTGACTGCAACTACCCAACAAATCCGGTTCGAAAAACGTGGAGGTACTGAGGTAAAAGCTGACCGGGATAAAATCGGTTCAGTGATCTCAAACCTGATCAGCAATGCCCAGAAATATTCTTTTAAAGGCACCATAGTGGAAGTTGCCTGTACAGCCAGTAATAAACAAGTCATTATCAGCGTAAAGGATTCTGGTATGGGTATTAAACAAGAAGACCTTTCTAAAATATTTGACCGCTATTATCGGGTAGAGGCCGATCAAACGCGGCACATTGCCGGTTTCGGAATCGGGCTTTACCTCAGTTCAGAAATCATAAGCCGGCATAACGGAAAAGTCTGGGCCGAAAGCGAACCGGGCAAAGGTTCTATTTTTTACTTTAGCTTACCCCTGGAAACCAAATAA
- a CDS encoding NAD(P)/FAD-dependent oxidoreductase, with amino-acid sequence MDVDIAIIGGGVAGCTAAIALAKFYSVVLIDKLEEPPIRIGECLAPATRRILKQLDLLEGLERADKTIKEGLHLKNIGTRSYWGSEDVHIVDHLRNPDGFGWHLDRHAFEIYLRETALQRGVNCLWPARLRNVDYKDDHWNLSAVMADGIDRQQIYNYTAKFVIDASGRQSHFARKMDIDRQHFDKLVAYWATIPNLEQNQMSTISAGELGWWYSAPLPHAKRVIAFQTDSDLLKGGSIRTVDEFIELAQSDREMAMILEKVGRQIEIHKTASANSTRLTKVAGKQWAALGDAAISFDPLSSQGMFNAMASSVQLTELITTLDLLNNMEPATMHEFESRYTKQIDQIWMHYLNHKSIFYRQERRWKDAPFWRRRQDLMQQASE; translated from the coding sequence ATGGATGTTGATATTGCGATTATTGGCGGGGGCGTGGCAGGTTGTACTGCCGCCATTGCCCTCGCCAAATTTTATAGCGTTGTACTGATCGATAAATTAGAAGAACCTCCCATACGAATAGGAGAGTGCCTGGCCCCGGCAACACGCAGGATTTTGAAGCAGCTTGACCTGTTGGAAGGATTAGAACGTGCAGATAAAACGATTAAGGAAGGATTGCATCTAAAAAATATTGGTACACGCTCTTACTGGGGAAGTGAAGATGTGCATATTGTAGATCATTTAAGAAACCCGGATGGATTTGGCTGGCACCTGGACCGACATGCATTTGAGATTTATCTGCGGGAAACTGCATTGCAACGCGGTGTAAATTGCCTTTGGCCAGCCAGGCTACGTAATGTTGATTATAAAGATGATCACTGGAATCTTAGCGCCGTTATGGCCGACGGGATTGACAGGCAACAAATTTATAATTATACAGCAAAATTTGTGATTGATGCAAGTGGCCGGCAATCTCACTTCGCCAGAAAAATGGATATAGATCGCCAGCATTTTGATAAATTGGTTGCGTACTGGGCTACAATACCCAATTTGGAGCAAAACCAAATGAGTACAATTTCGGCAGGTGAGTTGGGTTGGTGGTACAGCGCACCGCTGCCCCATGCTAAAAGAGTAATTGCTTTTCAAACAGATTCAGATTTGCTTAAGGGTGGGAGTATAAGAACCGTAGATGAATTTATTGAATTAGCACAATCAGATCGGGAAATGGCGATGATTCTGGAAAAAGTAGGGCGACAAATTGAGATTCATAAAACTGCTTCTGCAAACTCTACCCGTTTAACCAAGGTTGCCGGCAAACAATGGGCGGCCCTGGGTGATGCTGCTATAAGTTTTGATCCCCTGTCGTCACAAGGCATGTTCAATGCCATGGCATCTTCGGTACAGCTTACAGAATTAATAACCACTTTGGATTTGCTGAATAATATGGAACCTGCAACCATGCATGAATTTGAAAGCCGGTATACAAAGCAAATCGATCAGATCTGGATGCACTATCTCAATCACAAATCTATATTTTACCGGCAGGAAAGGCGCTGGAAAGATGCACCTTTTTGGCGTAGGCGGCAAGACCTGATGCAGCAGGCCAGCGAATAA